Proteins from one Lachnospiraceae bacterium KGMB03038 genomic window:
- a CDS encoding ABC transporter ATP-binding protein yields MPGPMKRAPRGVKSQVEHPGRLFARVMKYVFKDYGIHCAAVVVLILVGVLANVQGTMFMRDLIDVYITPFLMSDTPDFAPLAQAILRVAAFYGVGIISTYTYNRLMVTVTQGTLRDMRDDLFSHMQKLPIKYFDTHAHGDIMSVYTNDIDTLRQMISQSMPQLLNSAITIVSVLVSMVILSIPLTIVTLLMVGIMVFSSKIMAGKSGRYFLEQQVNLGTVNGYIEEMMSGQKVVKVFCHEEENIERFRELNDKLYVSADKANTYANLLGPINAQLGNVSYVVCAIAGGVLALGNVGGFTLGGLASFLTFNRNFSMPINQISMQLNAVIMAMAGAERIFRLLDEEEEKDEGYVTLVNIKEENGVIEETKERTGRWAWKHIHRADGSVDYVEVKGDVVFNGVDFGYTDEKIVLHDIKLYATPGQKIAFVGSTGAGKTTITNLINRFYDIQDGKIRYDGININKIKKADLRRSLGIVLQDTHLFTGTVKDNIRFGKLDASDEEIVAAAKLANADGFIRRLPNGYDTMITGDGANLSQGQRQLLAIARAAVADPPVLILDEATSSIDTRTERIVQEGMDKLMHGRTTFVIAHRLSTVRNSDCIMVLEQGRIIERGTHDQLIEEKGRYYQLYTGNLALQ; encoded by the coding sequence ATGCCAGGACCGATGAAAAGAGCGCCAAGAGGCGTGAAAAGCCAGGTGGAGCATCCGGGACGTTTATTTGCCCGGGTAATGAAGTATGTATTTAAAGATTACGGGATTCACTGCGCGGCAGTAGTAGTCTTAATCTTAGTCGGAGTGCTTGCCAATGTGCAGGGAACCATGTTTATGCGGGATTTGATCGATGTGTACATTACTCCATTCCTGATGAGCGACACCCCTGATTTCGCACCGCTGGCCCAGGCCATCCTGCGGGTGGCGGCCTTTTACGGAGTGGGGATCATCTCGACCTATACCTATAACCGCCTGATGGTGACAGTGACCCAGGGAACACTGAGGGATATGAGAGACGATCTGTTCAGCCATATGCAGAAACTGCCGATCAAATATTTCGATACCCATGCCCATGGCGATATCATGTCGGTGTATACAAACGACATTGATACGCTGCGCCAGATGATCAGCCAGAGTATGCCCCAGCTTCTGAACAGCGCGATCACGATCGTCAGCGTCTTGGTAAGCATGGTGATTCTAAGCATACCTTTGACGATCGTGACGCTTTTGATGGTAGGGATCATGGTGTTCAGTTCTAAGATCATGGCGGGAAAAAGCGGCAGATATTTTTTGGAGCAGCAGGTCAACCTGGGAACGGTAAACGGATATATCGAGGAAATGATGAGCGGCCAGAAGGTGGTCAAAGTCTTCTGTCACGAGGAAGAAAATATAGAGCGGTTTCGAGAATTGAATGACAAACTGTATGTCAGCGCAGACAAGGCTAATACCTATGCCAATCTGCTGGGGCCGATCAACGCCCAGCTTGGCAATGTAAGTTATGTGGTCTGCGCCATCGCAGGCGGAGTCCTGGCTCTTGGAAATGTGGGAGGATTTACGCTGGGAGGCCTTGCCAGTTTCCTGACCTTCAACCGGAATTTCAGTATGCCCATCAACCAGATCAGTATGCAGCTAAATGCGGTGATCATGGCAATGGCCGGAGCGGAGCGGATTTTCCGGCTTCTGGATGAGGAAGAGGAAAAAGATGAAGGTTACGTGACGTTAGTCAATATAAAAGAAGAAAATGGCGTGATAGAGGAGACCAAAGAACGGACCGGACGGTGGGCCTGGAAGCATATCCATCGGGCAGACGGAAGCGTGGACTATGTGGAAGTCAAAGGAGACGTGGTCTTCAACGGAGTAGACTTTGGCTATACAGATGAGAAGATCGTACTTCACGACATCAAGCTCTATGCTACGCCGGGACAAAAGATCGCTTTTGTAGGATCTACGGGAGCAGGCAAGACGACGATCACAAATCTGATCAACCGATTTTACGATATCCAGGACGGAAAGATCCGGTATGACGGGATCAATATCAATAAGATCAAGAAAGCGGATCTGAGACGTTCCCTGGGGATTGTGCTTCAGGACACCCATCTGTTTACAGGAACGGTAAAAGACAATATCCGTTTTGGGAAGCTGGATGCTTCCGATGAGGAGATCGTGGCGGCGGCCAAATTAGCAAACGCGGATGGCTTCATCCGGCGTCTGCCAAATGGCTACGATACGATGATCACCGGAGACGGGGCAAACTTAAGCCAAGGCCAGAGACAGCTTCTGGCTATTGCCAGAGCCGCGGTGGCGGACCCGCCGGTGCTGATCCTGGATGAAGCTACCAGTTCTATCGACACCCGGACAGAGCGGATCGTCCAGGAGGGTATGGATAAACTGATGCATGGAAGGACAACG